The proteins below come from a single Juglans regia cultivar Chandler chromosome 12, Walnut 2.0, whole genome shotgun sequence genomic window:
- the LOC109009144 gene encoding probable sulfate transporter 3.4 isoform X2 produces MGVNSNRVEHFACPETNLIIPAELVAMPPLQIHKVCLPPEQSTFQKLKHRVSEIFFPDDPLYRFKNQTWFMKLILALQFLFPVFQWGSEYNVSLLRSDVISGLTIASLAIPQGISYAKLANLPPIVGLYSSFVPPLIYAILGSSRHLGVGPVSIASLVMGSMLSEVVSPGEEPILYLQLAFTATFFAGLFQTSLGLLRLGFIIDFLSKATLVGFMAGAAVIVSLQQLKGLLGIVHFTSKMQIIPVISSVLNQKDESIRKPKLFWVSAAAPLTSVILSTLLVFLLKSKAHGIPVIGHLPKGVNPPSLNMLYFSGPHLAVAIKTGIVTGILSLTEGIAVGRTFAALKNYQVDGNKEMMAIGIMNIAGSCSSCYVTTGSFSRSAVNYNAGAQTAVSNIIMASAVVVTLMFLMPLFYYTPNVILAAIIITAVIGLIDYQAAYKLWKVDKLDFMACLCAFLGVLFVSVPLGLAIAVGVSVFKILLHVTRPNTMILGNIMGTQVYQNLIRYREASRVPSFLILAVESPIYFANSTYLQERILRWIREEEEWIKANNGSPLKCVILDMTAVTAIDTSGIDTICEIRKMLEQKSLKLVLANPVGSVTEKLDKSEILETFRLNGLYLSVGEAVAYISSLWKA; encoded by the exons ATGGGTGTCAACTCTAATAGAGTGGAACACTTTGCATGTCCAGAAACCAATCTGATAATTCCGGCAGAGTTGGTAGCAATGCCACCGTTGCAAATCCACAAAGTTTGCTTGCCACCAGAGCAAAGCACTTTCCAGAAACTAAAGCACAGGGTCTCCGAGATCTTTTTCCCTGATGACCCACTTTACAGATTCAAGAACCAGACATGGTTCATGAAGTTGATTCTGGCTCTTCAGTTTCTGTTCCCTGTATTCCAGTGGGGGTCTGAGTACAATGTTAGTCTTCTGAGGTCCGATGTCATATCTGGTCTGACAATTGCTAGCCTGGCCATCCCACAG GGAATCAGTTATGCAAAGCTTGCCAATTTGCCACCAATAGTGGGGCTAT ATTCAAGCTTTGTGCCCCCATTGATATATGCCATACTTGGAAGTTCTAGACATCTTGGAGTTGGTCCTGTCTCAATAGCATCTTTGGTAATGGGATCAATGCTGAGCGAGGTAGTCTCTCCTGGAGAAGAGCCAATTCTCTATCTTCAATTGGCCTTTACTGCCACCTTCTTTGCTGGTTTATTTCAGACTTCTCTTGGTCTTTTAAG GTTAGGATTTATAATTGATTTTCTCTCAAAGGCAACACTAGTTGGGTTTATGGCTGGTGCAGCAGTCATTGTGTCATTGCAACAGCTGAAAGGATTGCTCGGAATTGTCCACTTTACTAGCAAAATGCAAATTATTCCAGTCATATCCTCTGTTTTGAACCAGAAAGATGAG agCATTAGGAAACCAAAGCTATTTTGGGTCTCAGCAGCAGCCCCATTAACGTCGGTTATTCTTTCAACCCTGCTAGTTTTCCTCCTCAAGTCTAAGGCACACGGAATTCCAGTC atTGGCCACTTGCCAAAAGGCGTTAATCCTCCTTCACTAAACATGCTATACTTCAGTGGCCCCCATCTTGCTGTTGCTATTAAAACTGGCATTGTGACTGGGATCTTATCTCTCACT GAAGGAATTGCCGTGGGGAGGACATTTGCTGCTCTGAAAAACTACCAAGTGGACGGAAATAAAGAAATGATGGCTATTGGTATCATGAACATTGCTGGTTCATGCTCTTCATGCTATGTTACTACAG GATCATTTTCTCGATCTGCTGTAAACTATAACGCTGGAGCTCAAACAGCAGTGTCCAATATAATCATGGCTTCAGCTGTGGTTGTGACTCTAATGTTTCTCATGCCACTGTTTTATTACACTCCAAATGTCATCTTAGCGGCCATCATCATAACAGCCGTGATTGGACTAATCGATTATCAAGCAGCATACAAATTGTGGAAAGTTGACAAACTTGATTTCATGGCCTGTTTGTGTGCCTTTCTCGGTGTTCTTTTTGTTTCAGTGCCACTGGGTCTTGCCATCGCG GTTGGAGTCTCTGTTTTCAAGATTCTCTTGCATGTCACCAGGCCAAACACCATGATTTTAGGGAATATCATGGGTACTCAAGTATACCAAAACCTCATCCGGTACAGAGAAGCTTCAAGGGTCCCTTCCTTTCTCATTCTTGCTGTTGAATCTCCCATCTACTTTGCAAACTCAACTTACCTGCAAGAAAG GATATTAAGATGGATTCGGGAGGAGGAAGAATGGATAAAAGCAAATAATGGGAGTCCATTGAAATGTGTAATTTTAGACATGACAG CTGTGACAGCCATAGACACAAGTGGTATTGACACAATCTGTGAAATCAGAAAGATGCTGGAGCAAAAATCACTCAAG cTTGTGTTGGCAAATCCGGTTGGATCAGTGACGGAAAAGCTTGATAAGTCGGAAATCTTGGAGACCTTCAGGTTGAATGGACTCTATCTCTCTGTTGGAGAAGCTGTGGCCTATATATCGTCCTTGTGGAAGGCTTAG
- the LOC109009144 gene encoding probable sulfate transporter 3.4 isoform X1, with protein sequence MGVNSNRVEHFACPETNLIIPAELVAMPPLQIHKVCLPPEQSTFQKLKHRVSEIFFPDDPLYRFKNQTWFMKLILALQFLFPVFQWGSEYNVSLLRSDVISGLTIASLAIPQGISYAKLANLPPIVGLYSSFVPPLIYAILGSSRHLGVGPVSIASLVMGSMLSEVVSPGEEPILYLQLAFTATFFAGLFQTSLGLLRLGFIIDFLSKATLVGFMAGAAVIVSLQQLKGLLGIVHFTSKMQIIPVISSVLNQKDEWSWQTIVMGFGFLLFLLTTRHISIRKPKLFWVSAAAPLTSVILSTLLVFLLKSKAHGIPVIGHLPKGVNPPSLNMLYFSGPHLAVAIKTGIVTGILSLTEGIAVGRTFAALKNYQVDGNKEMMAIGIMNIAGSCSSCYVTTGSFSRSAVNYNAGAQTAVSNIIMASAVVVTLMFLMPLFYYTPNVILAAIIITAVIGLIDYQAAYKLWKVDKLDFMACLCAFLGVLFVSVPLGLAIAVGVSVFKILLHVTRPNTMILGNIMGTQVYQNLIRYREASRVPSFLILAVESPIYFANSTYLQERILRWIREEEEWIKANNGSPLKCVILDMTAVTAIDTSGIDTICEIRKMLEQKSLKLVLANPVGSVTEKLDKSEILETFRLNGLYLSVGEAVAYISSLWKA encoded by the exons ATGGGTGTCAACTCTAATAGAGTGGAACACTTTGCATGTCCAGAAACCAATCTGATAATTCCGGCAGAGTTGGTAGCAATGCCACCGTTGCAAATCCACAAAGTTTGCTTGCCACCAGAGCAAAGCACTTTCCAGAAACTAAAGCACAGGGTCTCCGAGATCTTTTTCCCTGATGACCCACTTTACAGATTCAAGAACCAGACATGGTTCATGAAGTTGATTCTGGCTCTTCAGTTTCTGTTCCCTGTATTCCAGTGGGGGTCTGAGTACAATGTTAGTCTTCTGAGGTCCGATGTCATATCTGGTCTGACAATTGCTAGCCTGGCCATCCCACAG GGAATCAGTTATGCAAAGCTTGCCAATTTGCCACCAATAGTGGGGCTAT ATTCAAGCTTTGTGCCCCCATTGATATATGCCATACTTGGAAGTTCTAGACATCTTGGAGTTGGTCCTGTCTCAATAGCATCTTTGGTAATGGGATCAATGCTGAGCGAGGTAGTCTCTCCTGGAGAAGAGCCAATTCTCTATCTTCAATTGGCCTTTACTGCCACCTTCTTTGCTGGTTTATTTCAGACTTCTCTTGGTCTTTTAAG GTTAGGATTTATAATTGATTTTCTCTCAAAGGCAACACTAGTTGGGTTTATGGCTGGTGCAGCAGTCATTGTGTCATTGCAACAGCTGAAAGGATTGCTCGGAATTGTCCACTTTACTAGCAAAATGCAAATTATTCCAGTCATATCCTCTGTTTTGAACCAGAAAGATGAG TGGTCGTGGCAAACCATTGTCATGGGTTTTGGTTTCCTCCTTTTTCTGTTGACTACAAGGCATATT agCATTAGGAAACCAAAGCTATTTTGGGTCTCAGCAGCAGCCCCATTAACGTCGGTTATTCTTTCAACCCTGCTAGTTTTCCTCCTCAAGTCTAAGGCACACGGAATTCCAGTC atTGGCCACTTGCCAAAAGGCGTTAATCCTCCTTCACTAAACATGCTATACTTCAGTGGCCCCCATCTTGCTGTTGCTATTAAAACTGGCATTGTGACTGGGATCTTATCTCTCACT GAAGGAATTGCCGTGGGGAGGACATTTGCTGCTCTGAAAAACTACCAAGTGGACGGAAATAAAGAAATGATGGCTATTGGTATCATGAACATTGCTGGTTCATGCTCTTCATGCTATGTTACTACAG GATCATTTTCTCGATCTGCTGTAAACTATAACGCTGGAGCTCAAACAGCAGTGTCCAATATAATCATGGCTTCAGCTGTGGTTGTGACTCTAATGTTTCTCATGCCACTGTTTTATTACACTCCAAATGTCATCTTAGCGGCCATCATCATAACAGCCGTGATTGGACTAATCGATTATCAAGCAGCATACAAATTGTGGAAAGTTGACAAACTTGATTTCATGGCCTGTTTGTGTGCCTTTCTCGGTGTTCTTTTTGTTTCAGTGCCACTGGGTCTTGCCATCGCG GTTGGAGTCTCTGTTTTCAAGATTCTCTTGCATGTCACCAGGCCAAACACCATGATTTTAGGGAATATCATGGGTACTCAAGTATACCAAAACCTCATCCGGTACAGAGAAGCTTCAAGGGTCCCTTCCTTTCTCATTCTTGCTGTTGAATCTCCCATCTACTTTGCAAACTCAACTTACCTGCAAGAAAG GATATTAAGATGGATTCGGGAGGAGGAAGAATGGATAAAAGCAAATAATGGGAGTCCATTGAAATGTGTAATTTTAGACATGACAG CTGTGACAGCCATAGACACAAGTGGTATTGACACAATCTGTGAAATCAGAAAGATGCTGGAGCAAAAATCACTCAAG cTTGTGTTGGCAAATCCGGTTGGATCAGTGACGGAAAAGCTTGATAAGTCGGAAATCTTGGAGACCTTCAGGTTGAATGGACTCTATCTCTCTGTTGGAGAAGCTGTGGCCTATATATCGTCCTTGTGGAAGGCTTAG